From the genome of Halonatronomonas betaini, one region includes:
- a CDS encoding redox-sensing transcriptional repressor Rex: MKDRESIPKATIERLPLYYRCLDKLANFEDVDVVSSKDLGGRLGIPPTQVRKDLSYYGEFGRRGVGYDVFDLKRSVGRILGVDEVWTTILVGAGNLGRALVDYKGFEKMGMKLVGVMDADLSKIGNKIGGVEVQSIKKMDEIVSENDAKLGIITVPTDAAQEVADEMIESGIKAIWNFAPTRLHVPEDVTVRNEDLAIGIVSLIYHLSWKKRDEEEGK, from the coding sequence ATGAAAGATAGAGAATCAATTCCAAAGGCTACGATAGAAAGGTTACCATTATATTACAGATGCCTTGATAAATTAGCTAATTTTGAAGATGTAGATGTTGTGTCTTCAAAAGACTTAGGAGGAAGATTAGGAATACCTCCAACCCAGGTTAGGAAAGACTTGTCTTATTATGGTGAATTTGGGCGCAGGGGAGTAGGTTATGATGTTTTTGATCTCAAAAGATCAGTAGGCAGAATTTTAGGAGTAGATGAGGTCTGGACAACAATTTTAGTAGGGGCAGGAAATCTTGGCAGAGCTCTTGTAGATTATAAAGGTTTTGAGAAAATGGGTATGAAGCTAGTAGGTGTAATGGATGCTGATCTGTCAAAGATCGGTAATAAAATTGGCGGCGTTGAAGTCCAGAGTATCAAAAAGATGGACGAAATTGTCAGTGAAAATGATGCTAAATTAGGAATAATAACAGTACCTACTGATGCAGCTCAGGAAGTTGCTGATGAAATGATAGAATCAGGAATTAAAGCTATTTGGAATTTTGCTCCAACCCGTTTACATGTACCTGAAGATGTGACAGTTAGAAATGAAGATCTTGCTATTGGAATTGTGAGCTTAATATATCATTTAAGCTGGAAAAAGCGAGATGAGGAAGAAGGTAAGTAA
- the metG gene encoding methionine--tRNA ligase produces MAEKTFYVTTPIYYPSDRLHIGHAYTTVAADAIARYKDLRGYDTMFLTGSDEHGQKIERKADEAGKEPQNYVDEIVATFIDLWDRLGIDYDQFIRTTDNNHEEVVQEIFKQLYEQEDIYLGKYEGWYCTPCETFWLDRQLEGDEKVCPDCNRPLEWVEEESYFFKMSKYADRLLKHIKDNPKFIQPESRRNEMISFIESGLDDLSVSRTTFDWGIEVPVDSDHVIYVWIDALSNYITAMGYNRDESKFNKYWPADIHIVGKDILRFHTIIWPIILMALDLPLPDQVFGHGWLLSDTGKMSKSRGNVVDPIELINDFGRDAIRYYLLREVSFGADGTYSTEALIQRINSDLANDLGNLLHRSLSMVEKYFSGEIPEPAAETEFDSSLKELAAITVEKAADEIEELRYTKALEEIWQFVRRANKYIDQTEPWVLARDENNREKLGTVLYNLLESLRIIGILLKPFLVDTPAEIGKQLGIQKEIKDASWQDLDWNGLPSNRTIAKGEPIFPRIDLEKYYEEKEKLNGAKEKQEEEIVEEGLISFNDFQEIDLRIATIIEAEKIEDSNKLLKLQVDLGTEKRQIVAGIANYYQPEDLIDKQIMMVANLEPAKIFGVKSQGMLLAARDDQNEELTVISPAKPIKAGSPVS; encoded by the coding sequence ATGGCTGAAAAAACTTTTTATGTGACTACACCAATTTATTATCCAAGTGATCGTTTACATATTGGTCATGCTTATACAACAGTTGCTGCAGATGCAATTGCAAGGTATAAAGATTTAAGAGGTTATGACACCATGTTTTTAACAGGGTCTGATGAGCATGGGCAGAAGATTGAGAGAAAAGCAGATGAAGCTGGCAAGGAGCCTCAAAATTATGTTGATGAGATTGTTGCCACTTTTATAGATCTCTGGGATAGATTAGGAATTGATTATGATCAATTTATTAGAACTACAGATAATAATCATGAAGAAGTCGTTCAGGAGATTTTTAAGCAGCTTTATGAACAGGAGGATATCTATTTAGGAAAATATGAAGGTTGGTATTGTACTCCCTGTGAAACCTTCTGGCTTGATCGTCAATTAGAGGGGGATGAAAAGGTCTGTCCTGATTGTAATCGACCTCTGGAATGGGTTGAAGAAGAAAGTTATTTCTTTAAAATGAGCAAGTATGCTGATAGGTTGCTTAAACATATTAAAGATAATCCGAAATTTATACAGCCTGAATCCAGGCGGAATGAAATGATTAGTTTTATTGAAAGCGGACTTGATGATTTGAGTGTTTCCAGAACAACTTTTGACTGGGGGATTGAGGTTCCAGTTGATTCTGATCATGTGATTTATGTCTGGATAGATGCACTAAGTAATTATATAACTGCAATGGGCTATAATAGAGACGAGTCTAAGTTTAATAAATACTGGCCAGCTGATATTCATATAGTCGGTAAAGATATTTTAAGATTCCATACAATTATCTGGCCAATAATATTAATGGCTCTAGATTTACCCTTGCCAGATCAGGTCTTTGGTCATGGCTGGTTGTTGAGTGATACTGGAAAGATGTCCAAGTCAAGAGGTAATGTTGTTGACCCTATCGAGTTGATTAATGATTTTGGCAGAGATGCAATCAGGTATTATCTTTTGCGGGAAGTTTCTTTTGGTGCTGATGGAACCTATTCAACTGAGGCTTTAATCCAGAGAATTAATTCAGATTTAGCCAATGATTTAGGGAATCTTCTTCACAGATCGTTATCAATGGTTGAAAAATATTTTTCAGGTGAAATTCCTGAACCAGCTGCAGAAACAGAATTTGATAGCAGCTTAAAGGAACTTGCAGCTATAACTGTGGAAAAAGCTGCAGATGAAATAGAAGAACTCAGGTATACAAAAGCTTTAGAAGAGATCTGGCAATTTGTTAGAAGGGCTAATAAATATATTGATCAGACTGAGCCTTGGGTTTTGGCCAGAGATGAAAATAATCGTGAAAAGCTGGGAACAGTACTTTATAATTTACTTGAATCTTTAAGGATAATTGGAATACTTTTAAAGCCATTTTTAGTAGATACACCTGCAGAGATAGGTAAGCAGCTTGGTATTCAAAAAGAAATTAAAGATGCCAGCTGGCAGGATTTAGATTGGAATGGTCTGCCATCAAATAGAACTATAGCTAAAGGGGAACCGATATTCCCGAGAATTGATCTTGAAAAGTATTATGAGGAAAAAGAAAAATTAAATGGTGCTAAAGAAAAACAGGAGGAAGAAATAGTGGAAGAAGGGCTTATTAGTTTTAATGATTTCCAGGAAATTGATTTAAGGATTGCGACTATAATTGAAGCTGAAAAAATTGAAGATAGCAATAAATTATTAAAATTACAGGTAGACTTAGGCACTGAAAAAAGGCAGATAGTGGCTGGTATAGCGAACTATTACCAACCGGAAGATTTAATTGATAAGCAGATCATGATGGTGGCGAATTTAGAACCGGCTAAGATATTTGGAGTGAAATCTCAGGGTATGTTATTAGCTGCGAGAGATGATCAAAATGAGGAGTTGACAGTAATCAGTCCTGCTAAACCAATAAAAGCAGGGAGTCCTGTAAGCTAA